A section of the Sceloporus undulatus isolate JIND9_A2432 ecotype Alabama chromosome 3, SceUnd_v1.1, whole genome shotgun sequence genome encodes:
- the B3GNT5 gene encoding lactosylceramide 1,3-N-acetyl-beta-D-glucosaminyltransferase produces the protein MYVNPRRVRKCQFLQLFATCFLLCLMIFWGPLDDSSIVNHMKSYSYRYFINSYSFVNESLSVCRDNLDRIAGYQYLINHKEKCQQQDVLLLLFVKTAPENYHRRDAIRQTWGNEQYVHYYLKTSIKTLFVLGQPSNLTLRDQIQRRLQTEDKMYGDLIQQDFLDTFYNLTHKLLLQFSWVNKFCPHAKFVMSADDDIFIHMPNLVAYLQNLAQMGVQNLWIGRVHRGSPPVRDKKSKYYVPYDMYPWLAYPDYTAGAAYVISSDVAAKVYAASLTLNSSLYIDDVFMGLCANKMGIVPQYHLFFSGEGKAPYHPCIYNKMMTSHGHVEDLHYLWKQATDPKVKNISSGIWGTIYCRIVNIMLLCRLYYQDTYPCLAALT, from the coding sequence ATGTATGTTAATCCGAGAAGAGTTAGAAAATGCCAATTTCTGCAACTATTTGCCACTTGCTTTCTACTTTGTCTTATGATTTTTTGGGGACCACTTGATGACAGTAGTATTGTAAACCACATGAAATCTTATTCCTATAGATACTTCATAAATAGCTACAGTTTTGTGAATGAAAGCCTATCTGTTTGCAGGGATAACCTGGACAGAATAGCAGGCTATCAGTACTTGATCAACCACAAAGagaaatgtcaacagcaggatgTTCTCCTTTTGCTGTTTGTGAAGACTGCACCTGAAAATTACCACCGGAGAGATGCAATTCGACAGACATGGGGCAATGAACAGTATGTCCATTACTATCTTAAAACCAGCATAAAGACCCTCTTTGTATTAGGGCAGCCAAGCAACCTCACCCTGAGAGACCAAATTCAAAGAAGGCTCCAGACAGAAGACAAAATGTATGGTGATCTCATTCAGCAAGACTTCTTGGATACTTTTTACAATCTTACTCATAAATTACTCTTGCAGTTCAGTTGGGTAAATAAGTTTTGCCCTCATGCCAAGTTTGTTATGTCAGCAGATGATGATATTTTTATCCACATGCCAAACCTTGTTGCTTACCTCCAAAATTTAGCACAAATGGGTGTTCAAAATCTTTGGATTGGGCGTGTCCATCGTGGATCACCTCCCGTAAGAGATAAGAAGAGCAAATATTATGTCCCATATGACATGTATCCATGGCTTGCTTATCCTGATTATACAGCTGGAGCTGCATATGTAATATCgagtgatgtagcagctaaagtATATGCAGCCTCTCTGACTCTTAACTCAAGCTTATATATAGATGATGTTTTTATGGGACTCTGTGCCAACAAAATGGGAATTGTACCACAGTACCATCTATTTTTTTCTGGGGAAGGTAAAGCTCCCTATCACCCTTGTATTTACAACAAAATGATGACCTCTCATGGACATGTAGAAGACCTTCACTATCTTTGGAAGCAGGCTACAGATCCAAAAGTGAAAAATATTTCATCTGGTATTTGGGGAACAATATACTGCAGAATAGTTAACATTATGCTTCTTTGCAGATTATACTATCAGGATACCTATCCCTGTTTAGCTGCATTGACCTAA